The following are encoded together in the Branchiostoma floridae strain S238N-H82 unplaced genomic scaffold, Bfl_VNyyK Sc7u5tJ_1439, whole genome shotgun sequence genome:
- the LOC118407694 gene encoding zinc finger protein 845-like: MEDSSCVHSTGKLCAGHPGKEMDHPGKEMYRTERPGKESGSRETQTTDIGLQQETCDVNFPQPDNPSTSQVQESRGDLGRHVVKNTVEKPYMCGECGHRAPEITSLLLHMRTHTGEKTFKCDQCDYSASLESNLNRHVSEKHSKPTSQGQTSIGNTGGTIFLVPCSLIPVQGMIIPVQGMSVGHPGKESEGNIGRNVLKHTGEKPYMCGECGYRAAQKHHLSRHMRTHTGEKPFKCDQCDFSAAQKSTLDKHLAKVQKIGRHVVKLTSEKVFMCEKCKYKTSKEKRFFKHMKIHTAKPFKCNQCDFSAAQKSILDKHLVKHTGEKPFMCGECGYRAAQKSDLSKHMRIHTGNKPYKCEKSALTRHLAKHSDENHTRVGSVDSRRIANLTYPDT; the protein is encoded by the exons GCtggacatcctgggaaggagatggaccatcctgggaaggagatgtaCCGTACAGAAcgccctgggaaggagagtggcagcagggagacccagacaacagacatcggcctgcagcaggaaacgtgtgatgtgaactttccccaacctgacaacccatcaacctcacaggtacaggagagcagaggtgATTTGGGAAGGCATGTGGTTAAAAACACCgttgagaaaccctacatgtgtggggagtgtgggcacagaGCACCTGAAATTACTAGCTTACTCCTACATATGaggacccacacaggagaaaaaacgtttaaatgtgaccagtgtgactattctgcatctTTGGAGTCTAATTTGAACAGGCATGTTTCAGAAAAACACAGCAAACCAACCTCACAGGGACAGACGAGCATAGGCAATACGGGAGGTACCATATTTCTTGTACCTTGCTCACTTATCCCAGTCCAGGGTATGATCATCCCTGTCCAAGGTATGAGTGTtgggcatcctgggaaggagagtgaagGCAATATAGGAAGGAATGTGCttaagcacaccggtgagaaaccctacatgtgtggggaatgcgggtacagggcggctcaaaAGCATcatttatcccgacatatgagaacccacacgggagaaaaaccattcaagtgcgaccagtgtgacttttctgcggcacagaaatccactttggacaaacatcttgCAAAGGTACAGAAAATAGGAAGGCATGTTGTTAAACTCACCAGTGAGAAAGTTTTcatgtgtgagaagtgtaaATACAAGACATCTAAAGAAAAACGCTTTTTCAAGCACATGAAAATCCACACAGCCAAACCATTTAAGTGcaaccagtgtgacttttctgctgctCAGAAATCcattttggacaaacatctagtgaaacacaccggtgagaaacccttcatgtgtggggagtgtgggtacagagcggctcaaaagtctgacttatccaaacatatgcgAATCCACACAGGAAataaaccgtacaagtgtg agaaATCCGCTTTGACCAGGCACCTTGCCAAACACAGTGATGAGAATCACACacgtgtggggagtgtggattcAAGACGGATAGCAAAtctcacttatcccgacacatga